One window of the Perca flavescens isolate YP-PL-M2 chromosome 5, PFLA_1.0, whole genome shotgun sequence genome contains the following:
- the fgfr1a gene encoding fibroblast growth factor receptor 1-A isoform X3 — MPYRSEWISSRRKANSCSSLSRMRMRPSILLSLVLFAQVLRTQCRPASSTDEVSVETQAELFTLYLGDRLELSCSAKDSLHAVNWTKDHVAVVDGEHAHIRSGQLEIETLELTDSGLYACTTFGNHSVYFNVTVDTLASSEDDDEDEESSSEENKPSGSQKLLPMAPQWAHPEKMEKKLHAVPASKTVKFRCQASGNPPPTLKWYKNGKEFKRDHRIGGFKVRDHVWTIIMESVVPSDKGNYTCVVENQYGSINHTYQLDVVERSPHRPILQAGLPANRTAVVGSDVEFECKVFSDPQPHIQWLKHIELNGSRVGPDGLPYVRVLKHSGVNSSDAQVLTLYNVTEEESGEYICKVSNYIGEANQSAWLTVTRYEPTAVPHYPPANHTYLEVGIYCVGFFFIAVMIAIAIIVKIRTSSKKSDFNSQLAVHKLAKSIPLRRQVSVDSSSSIHSGVMLVRPSRLSSSGSPMLSGVSEYELPQDPRWELLRDRLVLGKPLGEGCFGQVVMGEALGLDKEKPNRVTKVAVKMLKSDATEKDLSDLISEMEMMKIIGKHKNIINLLGACTQDGPLYVIVEYASKGNLREFLRARRPPGMEYCYNPDQVPVENMSIKDLVSCAYQVARGMEYLSSKKCIHRDLAARNVLVTEDNVMKIADFGLARDIHHIDYYKKTTNGRLPVKWMAPEALFDRIYTHQSDVWSFGVLLWEIFTLGGSPYPGVPVEELFKLLKEGHRMDKPSTCTEELYMMMRDCWHAVPSHRPTFKQLVEDLDRCLAMTANQEYLELSVPLDQYSPSYPDTRSSTCSSGEDSVFSHDAGAEEPCLPKFPPHSNGAAIKKR; from the exons TCTCTGTGGAAACGCAAGCAGAGCTGTTCACGCTCTATCTTGGGGATCGCCTGGAATTGAGTTGCTCTGCCAAAGACTCCCTCCATGCTGTCAACTGGACCAAAGACCATGTGGCAGTGGTGGACGGAGAACACGCACACATCCGCAGCGGCCAGCTGGAGATCGAGACTTTGGAGCTGACTGACTCTGGCCTGTACGCGTGCACCACCTTCGGCAACCACAGTGTCTACTTTAACGTCACAG TGGATACCCTGGCCTCATCGGAGGATGACGATGAAGATGAAGAGTCTTCGTCAGAGGAAAACAAGCCGTCAGGCAGTCAAAAACTGCTGC CAATGGCCCCACAATGGGCTCATCCagagaaaatggagaaaaagcTTCATGCTGTCCCGGCCAGTAAGACGGTGAAGTTTCGATGCCAGGCCAGCGGCAACCCACCTCCCACTCTGAAATGGTACAAGAATGGCAAGGAGTTCAAGAGAGACCATCGCATTGGAGGCTTCAAG GTCCGTGACCATGTGTGGACAATCATCATGGAATCTGTAGTACCCTCTGACAAGGGAAACTATACCTGTGTGGTAGAAAATCAGTACGGCAGCATCAATCACACCTACCAGCTCGACGTAGTCG AGCGCTCCCCTCACAGGCCAATCCTGCAGGCTGGCCTGCCGGCGAATCGCACCGCAGTGGTGGGCAGCGACGTGGAGTTTGAGTGCAAGGTGTTCAGCGACCCTCAGCCTCATATCCAGTGGCTGAAGCACATTGAGCTCAACGGGAGCCGAGTTGGTCCAGATGGTTTACCGTATGTCCGTGTCCTCAAG CATTCTGGGGTCAATAGCTCGGACGCTCAGGTGCTGACCCTCTACAATGTGACTGAGGAGGAGAGCGGAGAGTATATATGTAAAGTGTCCAATTATATAGGAGAGGCCAATCAGTCGGCCTGGCTGACTGTCACCAGATATGAGCCCACAG CTGTCCCGCACTATCCTCCAGCCAACCACACCTACCTGGAGGTGGGCATCTACTGCGTGGGCTTCTTTTTCATCGCTGTAATGATTGCCATCGCAATTATTGTCAAGATTCGCACCTCCTCGAAGAAGAGTGACTTCAACAGTCAGCTGGCCGTCCACAAGCTGGCCAAAAGCATCCCTCTGCGCAGACAG GTGTCTGTGGACTCTAGCTCCTCCATCCACTCTGGAGTGATGCTGGTGCGTCCCTCCCGCTTGTCTTCCAGCGGATCTCCAATGCTGTCAGGGGTGTCAGAGTATGAGCTGCCCCAGGATCCCCGCTGGGAGCTTCTCCGGGATAG ACTTGTTCTTGGGAAGCCGCTGGGTGAAGGCTGCTTCGGTCAGGTGGTGATGGGAGAGGCCCTGGGTCTCGACAAAGAGAAGCCCAACCGTGTGACCAAGGTTGCAGTCAAAATGCTGAAAT CTGACGCCACAGAGAAAGACCTGTCAGACCTGATTTCAGAGATGGAGATGATGAAGATCATTGGGAAGCACAAGAACATCATTAATCTGCTGGGAGCCTGTACACAGGATG GTCCTCTGTATGTGATTGTAGAGTATGCATCTAAGGGCAACTTGCGGGAGTTCCTGCGAGCTCGGCGCCCACCGGGCATGGAGTACTGCTACAACCCAGACCAAGTTCCTGTGGAGAACATGTCCATCAAAGACCTGGTGTCCTGCGCTTACCAAGTGGCCAGAGGCATGGAGTATTTGTCCTCCAAAAAG TGCATCCACAGAGATCTTGCCGCTCGCAATGTTTTGGTAACGGAGGACAACGTGATGAAAATCGCCGACTTCGGCCTTGCAAGAGATATCCACCACATTGATTACTACAAGAAGACCACCAAT GGCCGTTTACCAGTCAAGTGGATGGCTCCGGAGGCTCTGTTTGACCGGATATACACCCACCAAAGTGATGT cTGGTCATTCGGGGTGCTGCTGTGGGAGATCTTCACCCTGGGGGGCTCTCCGTACCCAGGAGTCCCAGTGGAAGAGCTGTTCAAGCTGCTGAAGGAAGGTCACCGTATGGACAAACCCTCAACGTGCACTGAAGAGCT GTATATGATGATGAGGGACTGCTGGCACGCTGTGCCCTCTCATAGACCCACATTCAAACAGCTGGTAGAGGACCTGGATCGCTGCCTGGCCATGACAGCCAACCAG GAATATTTGGAGCTGTCAGTGCCCCTGGACCAATATTCCCCCAGCTACCCGGACACCCGCAGCTCCACCTGCTCCTCAGGCGAGGACTCGGTGTTCTCTCACGATGCCGGAGCCGAGGAGCCCTGCCTGCCAAAGTTCCCTCCCCACTCCAACGGGGCAGCCATTAAGAAACGCTGA
- the fgfr1a gene encoding fibroblast growth factor receptor 1-A isoform X1 encodes MPYRSEWISSRRKANSCSSLSRMRMRPSILLSLVLFAQVLRTQCRPASSTDEVSVETQAELFTLYLGDRLELSCSAKDSLHAVNWTKDHVAVVDGEHAHIRSGQLEIETLELTDSGLYACTTFGNHSVYFNVTVDTLASSEDDDEDEESSSEENKPSGSQKLLPMAPQWAHPEKMEKKLHAVPASKTVKFRCQASGNPPPTLKWYKNGKEFKRDHRIGGFKVRDHVWTIIMESVVPSDKGNYTCVVENQYGSINHTYQLDVVERSPHRPILQAGLPANRTAVVGSDVEFECKVFSDPQPHIQWLKHIELNGSRVGPDGLPYVRVLKTAGLNTTDKEMEVLQLRNVSFDDAGEYTCLAGNSIGFSHHSAWLTVFEAVPHYPPANHTYLEVGIYCVGFFFIAVMIAIAIIVKIRTSSKKSDFNSQLAVHKLAKSIPLRRQVTVSVDSSSSIHSGVMLVRPSRLSSSGSPMLSGVSEYELPQDPRWELLRDRLVLGKPLGEGCFGQVVMGEALGLDKEKPNRVTKVAVKMLKSDATEKDLSDLISEMEMMKIIGKHKNIINLLGACTQDGPLYVIVEYASKGNLREFLRARRPPGMEYCYNPDQVPVENMSIKDLVSCAYQVARGMEYLSSKKCIHRDLAARNVLVTEDNVMKIADFGLARDIHHIDYYKKTTNGRLPVKWMAPEALFDRIYTHQSDVWSFGVLLWEIFTLGGSPYPGVPVEELFKLLKEGHRMDKPSTCTEELYMMMRDCWHAVPSHRPTFKQLVEDLDRCLAMTANQEYLELSVPLDQYSPSYPDTRSSTCSSGEDSVFSHDAGAEEPCLPKFPPHSNGAAIKKR; translated from the exons TCTCTGTGGAAACGCAAGCAGAGCTGTTCACGCTCTATCTTGGGGATCGCCTGGAATTGAGTTGCTCTGCCAAAGACTCCCTCCATGCTGTCAACTGGACCAAAGACCATGTGGCAGTGGTGGACGGAGAACACGCACACATCCGCAGCGGCCAGCTGGAGATCGAGACTTTGGAGCTGACTGACTCTGGCCTGTACGCGTGCACCACCTTCGGCAACCACAGTGTCTACTTTAACGTCACAG TGGATACCCTGGCCTCATCGGAGGATGACGATGAAGATGAAGAGTCTTCGTCAGAGGAAAACAAGCCGTCAGGCAGTCAAAAACTGCTGC CAATGGCCCCACAATGGGCTCATCCagagaaaatggagaaaaagcTTCATGCTGTCCCGGCCAGTAAGACGGTGAAGTTTCGATGCCAGGCCAGCGGCAACCCACCTCCCACTCTGAAATGGTACAAGAATGGCAAGGAGTTCAAGAGAGACCATCGCATTGGAGGCTTCAAG GTCCGTGACCATGTGTGGACAATCATCATGGAATCTGTAGTACCCTCTGACAAGGGAAACTATACCTGTGTGGTAGAAAATCAGTACGGCAGCATCAATCACACCTACCAGCTCGACGTAGTCG AGCGCTCCCCTCACAGGCCAATCCTGCAGGCTGGCCTGCCGGCGAATCGCACCGCAGTGGTGGGCAGCGACGTGGAGTTTGAGTGCAAGGTGTTCAGCGACCCTCAGCCTCATATCCAGTGGCTGAAGCACATTGAGCTCAACGGGAGCCGAGTTGGTCCAGATGGTTTACCGTATGTCCGTGTCCTCAAG ACCGCTGGCCTTAACACCACGGACAAGGAAATGGAAGTCCTCCAACTGAGAAATGTGTCTTTTGATGACGCTGGGGAGTACACCTGCTTGGCGGGCAATTCTATCGGGTTCTCTCATCACTCTGCATGGTTGACCGTTTTTGAAG CTGTCCCGCACTATCCTCCAGCCAACCACACCTACCTGGAGGTGGGCATCTACTGCGTGGGCTTCTTTTTCATCGCTGTAATGATTGCCATCGCAATTATTGTCAAGATTCGCACCTCCTCGAAGAAGAGTGACTTCAACAGTCAGCTGGCCGTCCACAAGCTGGCCAAAAGCATCCCTCTGCGCAGACAGGTAACA GTGTCTGTGGACTCTAGCTCCTCCATCCACTCTGGAGTGATGCTGGTGCGTCCCTCCCGCTTGTCTTCCAGCGGATCTCCAATGCTGTCAGGGGTGTCAGAGTATGAGCTGCCCCAGGATCCCCGCTGGGAGCTTCTCCGGGATAG ACTTGTTCTTGGGAAGCCGCTGGGTGAAGGCTGCTTCGGTCAGGTGGTGATGGGAGAGGCCCTGGGTCTCGACAAAGAGAAGCCCAACCGTGTGACCAAGGTTGCAGTCAAAATGCTGAAAT CTGACGCCACAGAGAAAGACCTGTCAGACCTGATTTCAGAGATGGAGATGATGAAGATCATTGGGAAGCACAAGAACATCATTAATCTGCTGGGAGCCTGTACACAGGATG GTCCTCTGTATGTGATTGTAGAGTATGCATCTAAGGGCAACTTGCGGGAGTTCCTGCGAGCTCGGCGCCCACCGGGCATGGAGTACTGCTACAACCCAGACCAAGTTCCTGTGGAGAACATGTCCATCAAAGACCTGGTGTCCTGCGCTTACCAAGTGGCCAGAGGCATGGAGTATTTGTCCTCCAAAAAG TGCATCCACAGAGATCTTGCCGCTCGCAATGTTTTGGTAACGGAGGACAACGTGATGAAAATCGCCGACTTCGGCCTTGCAAGAGATATCCACCACATTGATTACTACAAGAAGACCACCAAT GGCCGTTTACCAGTCAAGTGGATGGCTCCGGAGGCTCTGTTTGACCGGATATACACCCACCAAAGTGATGT cTGGTCATTCGGGGTGCTGCTGTGGGAGATCTTCACCCTGGGGGGCTCTCCGTACCCAGGAGTCCCAGTGGAAGAGCTGTTCAAGCTGCTGAAGGAAGGTCACCGTATGGACAAACCCTCAACGTGCACTGAAGAGCT GTATATGATGATGAGGGACTGCTGGCACGCTGTGCCCTCTCATAGACCCACATTCAAACAGCTGGTAGAGGACCTGGATCGCTGCCTGGCCATGACAGCCAACCAG GAATATTTGGAGCTGTCAGTGCCCCTGGACCAATATTCCCCCAGCTACCCGGACACCCGCAGCTCCACCTGCTCCTCAGGCGAGGACTCGGTGTTCTCTCACGATGCCGGAGCCGAGGAGCCCTGCCTGCCAAAGTTCCCTCCCCACTCCAACGGGGCAGCCATTAAGAAACGCTGA
- the fgfr1a gene encoding fibroblast growth factor receptor 1-A isoform X2 — MPYRSEWISSRRKANSCSSLSRMRMRPSILLSLVLFAQVLRTQCRPASSTDEVSVETQAELFTLYLGDRLELSCSAKDSLHAVNWTKDHVAVVDGEHAHIRSGQLEIETLELTDSGLYACTTFGNHSVYFNVTVDTLASSEDDDEDEESSSEENKPSGSQKLLPMAPQWAHPEKMEKKLHAVPASKTVKFRCQASGNPPPTLKWYKNGKEFKRDHRIGGFKVRDHVWTIIMESVVPSDKGNYTCVVENQYGSINHTYQLDVVERSPHRPILQAGLPANRTAVVGSDVEFECKVFSDPQPHIQWLKHIELNGSRVGPDGLPYVRVLKTAGLNTTDKEMEVLQLRNVSFDDAGEYTCLAGNSIGFSHHSAWLTVFEAVPHYPPANHTYLEVGIYCVGFFFIAVMIAIAIIVKIRTSSKKSDFNSQLAVHKLAKSIPLRRQVSVDSSSSIHSGVMLVRPSRLSSSGSPMLSGVSEYELPQDPRWELLRDRLVLGKPLGEGCFGQVVMGEALGLDKEKPNRVTKVAVKMLKSDATEKDLSDLISEMEMMKIIGKHKNIINLLGACTQDGPLYVIVEYASKGNLREFLRARRPPGMEYCYNPDQVPVENMSIKDLVSCAYQVARGMEYLSSKKCIHRDLAARNVLVTEDNVMKIADFGLARDIHHIDYYKKTTNGRLPVKWMAPEALFDRIYTHQSDVWSFGVLLWEIFTLGGSPYPGVPVEELFKLLKEGHRMDKPSTCTEELYMMMRDCWHAVPSHRPTFKQLVEDLDRCLAMTANQEYLELSVPLDQYSPSYPDTRSSTCSSGEDSVFSHDAGAEEPCLPKFPPHSNGAAIKKR, encoded by the exons TCTCTGTGGAAACGCAAGCAGAGCTGTTCACGCTCTATCTTGGGGATCGCCTGGAATTGAGTTGCTCTGCCAAAGACTCCCTCCATGCTGTCAACTGGACCAAAGACCATGTGGCAGTGGTGGACGGAGAACACGCACACATCCGCAGCGGCCAGCTGGAGATCGAGACTTTGGAGCTGACTGACTCTGGCCTGTACGCGTGCACCACCTTCGGCAACCACAGTGTCTACTTTAACGTCACAG TGGATACCCTGGCCTCATCGGAGGATGACGATGAAGATGAAGAGTCTTCGTCAGAGGAAAACAAGCCGTCAGGCAGTCAAAAACTGCTGC CAATGGCCCCACAATGGGCTCATCCagagaaaatggagaaaaagcTTCATGCTGTCCCGGCCAGTAAGACGGTGAAGTTTCGATGCCAGGCCAGCGGCAACCCACCTCCCACTCTGAAATGGTACAAGAATGGCAAGGAGTTCAAGAGAGACCATCGCATTGGAGGCTTCAAG GTCCGTGACCATGTGTGGACAATCATCATGGAATCTGTAGTACCCTCTGACAAGGGAAACTATACCTGTGTGGTAGAAAATCAGTACGGCAGCATCAATCACACCTACCAGCTCGACGTAGTCG AGCGCTCCCCTCACAGGCCAATCCTGCAGGCTGGCCTGCCGGCGAATCGCACCGCAGTGGTGGGCAGCGACGTGGAGTTTGAGTGCAAGGTGTTCAGCGACCCTCAGCCTCATATCCAGTGGCTGAAGCACATTGAGCTCAACGGGAGCCGAGTTGGTCCAGATGGTTTACCGTATGTCCGTGTCCTCAAG ACCGCTGGCCTTAACACCACGGACAAGGAAATGGAAGTCCTCCAACTGAGAAATGTGTCTTTTGATGACGCTGGGGAGTACACCTGCTTGGCGGGCAATTCTATCGGGTTCTCTCATCACTCTGCATGGTTGACCGTTTTTGAAG CTGTCCCGCACTATCCTCCAGCCAACCACACCTACCTGGAGGTGGGCATCTACTGCGTGGGCTTCTTTTTCATCGCTGTAATGATTGCCATCGCAATTATTGTCAAGATTCGCACCTCCTCGAAGAAGAGTGACTTCAACAGTCAGCTGGCCGTCCACAAGCTGGCCAAAAGCATCCCTCTGCGCAGACAG GTGTCTGTGGACTCTAGCTCCTCCATCCACTCTGGAGTGATGCTGGTGCGTCCCTCCCGCTTGTCTTCCAGCGGATCTCCAATGCTGTCAGGGGTGTCAGAGTATGAGCTGCCCCAGGATCCCCGCTGGGAGCTTCTCCGGGATAG ACTTGTTCTTGGGAAGCCGCTGGGTGAAGGCTGCTTCGGTCAGGTGGTGATGGGAGAGGCCCTGGGTCTCGACAAAGAGAAGCCCAACCGTGTGACCAAGGTTGCAGTCAAAATGCTGAAAT CTGACGCCACAGAGAAAGACCTGTCAGACCTGATTTCAGAGATGGAGATGATGAAGATCATTGGGAAGCACAAGAACATCATTAATCTGCTGGGAGCCTGTACACAGGATG GTCCTCTGTATGTGATTGTAGAGTATGCATCTAAGGGCAACTTGCGGGAGTTCCTGCGAGCTCGGCGCCCACCGGGCATGGAGTACTGCTACAACCCAGACCAAGTTCCTGTGGAGAACATGTCCATCAAAGACCTGGTGTCCTGCGCTTACCAAGTGGCCAGAGGCATGGAGTATTTGTCCTCCAAAAAG TGCATCCACAGAGATCTTGCCGCTCGCAATGTTTTGGTAACGGAGGACAACGTGATGAAAATCGCCGACTTCGGCCTTGCAAGAGATATCCACCACATTGATTACTACAAGAAGACCACCAAT GGCCGTTTACCAGTCAAGTGGATGGCTCCGGAGGCTCTGTTTGACCGGATATACACCCACCAAAGTGATGT cTGGTCATTCGGGGTGCTGCTGTGGGAGATCTTCACCCTGGGGGGCTCTCCGTACCCAGGAGTCCCAGTGGAAGAGCTGTTCAAGCTGCTGAAGGAAGGTCACCGTATGGACAAACCCTCAACGTGCACTGAAGAGCT GTATATGATGATGAGGGACTGCTGGCACGCTGTGCCCTCTCATAGACCCACATTCAAACAGCTGGTAGAGGACCTGGATCGCTGCCTGGCCATGACAGCCAACCAG GAATATTTGGAGCTGTCAGTGCCCCTGGACCAATATTCCCCCAGCTACCCGGACACCCGCAGCTCCACCTGCTCCTCAGGCGAGGACTCGGTGTTCTCTCACGATGCCGGAGCCGAGGAGCCCTGCCTGCCAAAGTTCCCTCCCCACTCCAACGGGGCAGCCATTAAGAAACGCTGA